The following coding sequences lie in one Flagellimonas eckloniae genomic window:
- a CDS encoding glycoside hydrolase family protein has protein sequence MSAIPNDGNWTKDSKIVHYTAKSPEGPYTFVDITFASNTLTYHNPQISQVNDTYVLVYLLKSRETPNINQEIGIATSKSLDGPWKESPYNPIIKASGTQKDGANIIHASNPTFLKDKNGKFRIYYKSISDAFGTNWNREISLAMSDNIEGPYENYQENPLISYADKGLDIEDCYAFYYKDSYYMIVEDRKGVKNMLEGNPIPAEDIELGGNRPGLIYKSEDGIHWGKPEVGYKTNEQYFGDKLARTERPHILWKNGEPEYLFLACHDEDPSAGFFVKIEGWIPE, from the coding sequence ATGTCAGCCATTCCTAATGACGGGAACTGGACAAAAGATAGTAAAATAGTACATTATACAGCTAAATCCCCAGAAGGGCCTTATACTTTTGTAGATATCACTTTTGCTAGCAACACACTCACCTATCATAATCCACAAATATCCCAAGTAAACGACACCTATGTTCTAGTATACTTATTAAAGTCTAGGGAAACCCCTAATATAAATCAAGAAATAGGTATTGCAACTTCTAAGTCTTTGGATGGTCCATGGAAGGAAAGTCCATATAACCCTATAATTAAAGCTTCGGGTACACAAAAAGATGGTGCCAATATTATTCATGCCTCAAATCCTACTTTTTTAAAAGACAAAAATGGAAAATTCAGGATTTATTATAAATCCATATCAGATGCTTTTGGAACAAACTGGAATCGTGAAATTTCTTTAGCAATGAGCGATAATATTGAAGGGCCCTATGAAAATTATCAAGAAAACCCTCTTATTAGTTATGCAGATAAAGGTTTGGATATTGAAGATTGTTATGCCTTTTATTATAAAGACAGTTACTATATGATTGTGGAAGATAGAAAGGGGGTGAAAAATATGCTTGAAGGTAACCCTATTCCTGCGGAGGATATTGAACTAGGAGGTAACCGTCCAGGATTAATTTATAAATCGGAGGATGGAATACATTGGGGAAAGCCTGAGGTTGGTTATAAAACAAATGAACAATACTTTGGAGATAAATTGGCACGTACCGAACGCCCACATATTTTATGGAAAAACGGAGAACCAGAATATCTTTTTCTTGCATGTCATGATGAAGACCCTTCAGCTGGGTTCTTTGTTAAAATTGAAGGGTGGATTCCAGAGTAA
- a CDS encoding discoidin domain-containing protein encodes MKNTNKLILIFLKKVLFLRIKAVVLLTFLIVCSDIISAQTSEVPWMEGSWGVRLIIRGGEDLDTFVTNGYDYVEEARRIVRDYPTMGHVITNFTNNANGSLFLLRENPDIPGLANQLHPRFFPSIENEQIILDVIQVFKDAGIKVILYMKHRPGMGDGTTAQINSWNNYTGGTNNFQYFEEICAGFAKRFDGLIDGYWIDNFGGANTTIPAKTSFVNALLDAHTIQKPVIATNWKKSYFSGIQVDSDGPGERDPDNYQIIKYQANDIWSDYTHGHVTSIGGQKAPSNSFGYDEFTLPDFEVSGVSVSSESGKTLVKHMFAPIRRRWSQYTEPLYYEEDQAYRFVKRITDAGGAITFSTTIGPGGIGPADEIRVLKHVDAQLAANADYVPYVRPAGAFLVGETTPNYNQVIDFKEIDNKQVGDPDFFPFAYASSGASVTLTSSNTSVATIVNGNIRIQGEGTTNITASQGGNSTFAAAPNVVRQLTVTSGGTGGTTNLALNGTATQSTTLAGAVASRANDGDTNGNFGGNSVSAAEGPNAWWEVDLGDNYEIDDINVFNRTNNCCSSRLSDFTVSVINSGGTTTFTQTITTAPNPSVTLDAGGVTGQVVRIQSNLTTTLNLAEVEVYGSESSKLDQTITFNLPAKQLGDADFDPATASSGYNISYTSSNTNVATIVNGNIRIVGVGTSEITASQAGNVVYNPAPSVTRTLVVTDGNTGGTTNLALNGTATQSTTLGGAEASRAIDGDTNGNFSGGSISAAEGPNAWWEVDLGGNYNIDDINVFNRTNNCCSSRLSDFTVSVINSSGTTTYTQTITTAPNPSVTLDAGGAVGQVVRIQSNLTTTLNLAEVEVYGSQSNTNNTITIQENTTGFCDVDGVIQSADAGYTGSGYANTSNALGRAIDWEIDGTAGSYTFVWRYLVGSARTADLIVDGTTVATGISFVNTQGGWLTAEATVGLGAGVKSVILSSTSSTGLAKIDYLEVTGPNVVASACASSSLKTSLDLKAPDTDTEDILHFYPNPTTDILHVEVNGSNDAQLDIINSSGQNVISKHMGNGRTSVDMTRLPLGLYILKVTDQKQVRTKKIIKK; translated from the coding sequence ATGAAAAACACTAACAAACTAATACTTATTTTTTTAAAAAAAGTACTGTTTTTACGAATAAAAGCAGTGGTCTTATTAACTTTTTTAATCGTTTGTTCCGATATAATAAGCGCACAGACCTCAGAAGTTCCATGGATGGAAGGCTCCTGGGGAGTACGATTAATTATTAGAGGCGGAGAAGATCTAGATACTTTTGTGACTAATGGTTATGACTATGTTGAAGAAGCTAGGCGGATAGTTAGAGATTATCCTACTATGGGTCACGTTATTACAAATTTTACTAACAATGCAAACGGTAGCTTATTTCTATTAAGAGAGAACCCCGATATACCTGGTTTGGCTAATCAACTTCATCCGCGATTTTTTCCAAGCATAGAGAATGAACAAATTATTCTTGATGTTATACAAGTATTTAAAGATGCAGGTATTAAAGTGATTCTATACATGAAGCACAGACCTGGAATGGGTGATGGTACTACAGCACAAATAAATTCTTGGAATAATTATACAGGAGGCACAAACAACTTTCAATATTTTGAAGAGATATGCGCAGGCTTTGCAAAGCGTTTTGATGGCCTAATTGACGGCTATTGGATTGATAATTTTGGGGGGGCAAATACAACTATTCCTGCAAAAACTAGTTTTGTTAATGCTCTTTTAGATGCCCATACTATACAAAAACCAGTTATTGCTACAAATTGGAAGAAATCATATTTCTCTGGTATTCAAGTGGATTCGGATGGTCCTGGTGAAAGAGATCCAGATAATTACCAAATAATAAAATATCAAGCTAACGATATCTGGTCTGATTATACACATGGTCACGTTACCTCAATAGGTGGACAAAAAGCACCATCAAATTCTTTTGGGTATGATGAATTTACACTTCCAGACTTTGAAGTTAGTGGTGTATCTGTAAGCTCTGAGTCAGGTAAAACACTTGTAAAACATATGTTTGCACCAATTCGTAGACGTTGGTCTCAATATACTGAACCATTATATTACGAGGAAGATCAAGCCTATAGATTTGTAAAAAGAATTACAGATGCTGGAGGAGCAATTACTTTTTCTACAACAATTGGGCCTGGTGGTATAGGTCCAGCAGATGAGATAAGGGTATTAAAGCATGTGGATGCACAATTGGCAGCTAATGCGGATTACGTGCCCTATGTGAGGCCAGCAGGTGCATTTTTGGTTGGTGAAACAACACCTAATTACAATCAAGTTATTGATTTCAAAGAGATAGATAATAAACAAGTAGGTGATCCAGACTTTTTTCCTTTTGCATATGCTAGTTCTGGAGCCTCAGTTACCCTTACCAGTTCAAATACTTCCGTTGCAACTATTGTAAATGGAAACATCCGTATCCAAGGAGAGGGTACTACCAATATTACGGCATCACAAGGTGGAAATTCAACATTTGCAGCTGCACCGAATGTAGTAAGACAGTTAACGGTTACAAGTGGAGGAACAGGGGGAACCACCAACCTTGCCTTGAATGGAACAGCGACCCAATCCACAACATTAGCCGGGGCCGTAGCATCACGTGCCAATGATGGTGACACCAATGGAAACTTTGGGGGTAATTCCGTATCGGCTGCCGAAGGGCCCAACGCCTGGTGGGAAGTGGACCTTGGGGACAACTATGAGATTGACGACATCAATGTTTTCAACAGAACAAACAATTGTTGTTCAAGTCGATTATCCGATTTTACCGTATCCGTTATCAATAGCGGTGGTACCACAACCTTTACACAGACCATTACCACTGCACCCAATCCCTCTGTCACACTGGATGCTGGTGGTGTCACTGGTCAGGTCGTCAGGATACAATCCAACCTTACCACTACATTGAACCTTGCCGAAGTAGAGGTATATGGAAGTGAAAGTTCTAAGCTTGATCAAACCATTACATTTAACCTACCGGCGAAGCAACTTGGTGATGCGGACTTTGATCCTGCCACTGCCAGCTCAGGATACAATATTTCTTATACCAGCTCAAATACCAATGTGGCAACTATTGTCAATGGAAACATTAGAATCGTTGGTGTAGGAACTTCTGAAATAACGGCTTCCCAAGCAGGAAATGTTGTTTATAACCCTGCCCCAAGTGTAACCCGTACATTGGTCGTTACCGATGGGAACACGGGAGGAACCACCAACCTTGCCTTGAATGGTACAGCGACCCAATCCACAACATTAGGCGGTGCTGAAGCATCTCGAGCTATTGATGGTGACACCAATGGAAACTTTAGTGGAGGTTCTATATCTGCTGCTGAAGGGCCCAATGCCTGGTGGGAAGTGGACCTGGGTGGCAACTATAACATTGATGACATCAATGTTTTCAATAGGACAAACAATTGTTGTTCAAGTCGATTATCAGATTTTACCGTATCCGTTATCAATAGTAGTGGTACCACAACCTATACACAGACCATTACCACTGCGCCCAATCCCTCTGTCACACTGGACGCTGGTGGTGCAGTCGGTCAGGTCGTTAGGATACAATCCAACCTTACCACTACATTGAACCTTGCCGAAGTAGAGGTATATGGATCTCAATCGAATACCAACAATACCATAACGATCCAGGAAAACACGACTGGCTTTTGTGATGTGGACGGTGTGATACAAAGTGCCGATGCAGGCTATACGGGAAGCGGCTATGCAAACACATCCAATGCACTGGGAAGGGCGATAGATTGGGAAATAGACGGTACTGCCGGGTCTTATACTTTCGTATGGCGTTATTTGGTAGGCTCCGCTCGGACTGCCGACCTCATTGTTGACGGAACGACCGTGGCCACTGGTATTTCATTTGTGAACACACAAGGAGGTTGGTTGACCGCAGAAGCAACCGTTGGTCTAGGAGCAGGGGTGAAATCCGTCATCCTTAGTTCCACCAGTAGCACGGGTCTTGCCAAAATAGATTATCTCGAGGTAACAGGACCCAATGTCGTCGCTTCGGCATGTGCCTCAAGTTCGTTAAAAACAAGTCTTGACCTAAAGGCTCCTGACACGGACACCGAGGACATACTCCATTTCTACCCCAATCCCACAACGGACATACTCCATGTTGAGGTCAACGGTTCCAACGACGCCCAGCTCGATATCATAAACAGCTCGGGGCAGAACGTGATCTCAAAGCATATGGGGAACGGGAGAACTTCCGTTGACATGACCAGGCTACCCCTAGGGTTATATATCCTTAAGGTAACGGACCAAAAACAGGTTCGCACCAAGAAAATAATCAAAAAATAA
- a CDS encoding discoidin domain-containing protein: protein MNLYRNSILIGIILFGLEAHCQTIGPWDTNVLFQTPSYSTTTDVEAVGMTSLYYETIDYLGDPVETFAYYSAPDGPVPAGGWPAVVLVHGGGHSASANYVQVWNDNGFAAIAMDTEGRLPKKINGVRVVAPKPGPRRDGVWDDSELPIEDQWYYHAVALIIKGHSLIRSFPEVNPNKTGVSGFSWGGTLTSTVMGVDNRFSFAVPVYGAGFLSESDGHQGTAMSAAEAVVVDANFDGRVYFDNVTYPTMWVNGTNDHHFAITTQQKSSRAVNGPSFLRYTLGMAHGGTPPRLVEEIYAFAQNVVNGAPTLPILGNPQIASNTASVTFSANSNVTSGKLYYTLDEGKWNERQWNETNASVSGNTISANVPSGATTIYFGATNSLGYVTSEYLLTDGSDPGGGTTNLALNGTATQSTTLAGAVASRANDGDTNGNFGGNSVSAAEGPNAWWEVDLGDNYEIDDINVFNRTNNCCSSRLSDFTVSVINSGGTTTFTQTITTAPNPSVTLDAGGVTGQVVRIQSNLTTTLNLAEVEVYGSESSKLDQTITFNLPAKQLGDADFDPATASSGYNISYTSSNTNVATIVNGNIRIVGVGTSEITASQAGNVVYNPAPSVTRTLVVTDGNTGGTTNLALNGTATQSTTLGGAEASRAIDGDTNGNFSGGSISAAEGPNAWWEVDLGGNYNIDDINVFNRTNNCCSSRLSDFTVSVINSSGTTTYTQTITTAPNPSVTLDAGGAVGQVVRIQSNLTTTLNLAEVEVYGSQSNTNNTITIQENTTGFCDVDGVIQSADAGYTGSGYANTSNALGRAIDWEIDGTAGSYTFVWRYLVGSARTADLIVDGTTVATGISFVNTQGGWLTAEATVGLGAGVKSVILSSTSSTGLAKIDYLEVTGPNVVASACASSSLKTSLDLKAPDTDTEDILHFYPNPTTDILHVEVNGSNDAQLDIINSSGQNVISKHMGNGRTSVDMTRLPLGLYILKVTDQKQVRTKKIIKK from the coding sequence ATGAATTTATATAGAAATAGTATTCTAATAGGTATCATTTTATTTGGTTTAGAAGCTCACTGCCAAACTATTGGTCCATGGGATACAAATGTATTATTTCAAACACCAAGCTATAGTACAACCACAGATGTAGAAGCAGTAGGCATGACGAGTTTGTATTATGAAACAATTGATTATTTAGGAGATCCAGTTGAAACATTTGCTTATTATTCTGCTCCAGATGGCCCTGTACCAGCTGGTGGCTGGCCAGCAGTAGTTTTAGTGCACGGTGGAGGTCATAGTGCTTCTGCTAATTATGTTCAGGTATGGAACGATAATGGCTTTGCTGCTATTGCCATGGATACCGAAGGTAGACTTCCTAAAAAGATTAATGGCGTACGGGTTGTGGCACCCAAACCAGGTCCAAGAAGAGATGGTGTATGGGATGATTCTGAATTGCCAATAGAAGACCAGTGGTATTACCATGCCGTTGCGTTAATCATTAAAGGTCATTCACTTATACGTTCGTTTCCTGAAGTAAATCCTAATAAAACAGGTGTTAGTGGTTTTAGTTGGGGAGGTACGCTTACAAGTACAGTAATGGGCGTGGATAATAGGTTTTCATTTGCTGTTCCTGTATATGGCGCTGGATTCTTATCCGAATCTGATGGCCACCAAGGTACAGCGATGTCTGCAGCTGAAGCTGTAGTTGTTGATGCAAATTTTGATGGGAGAGTTTATTTTGATAATGTTACCTACCCAACCATGTGGGTTAATGGGACAAATGACCACCATTTTGCCATAACCACCCAACAAAAATCTTCACGAGCTGTAAATGGTCCTTCATTCCTTAGATATACACTAGGTATGGCGCATGGAGGAACGCCTCCAAGACTTGTTGAAGAAATCTATGCCTTTGCACAAAATGTAGTAAATGGCGCACCGACTTTGCCTATTTTGGGTAATCCACAAATCGCATCAAACACTGCTTCTGTTACTTTTAGCGCTAATTCAAATGTTACCAGTGGGAAATTATATTACACATTGGATGAGGGTAAATGGAACGAAAGACAATGGAACGAAACCAATGCGAGTGTTTCAGGAAATACGATATCAGCTAATGTGCCGTCTGGTGCTACTACGATCTATTTTGGCGCTACAAATTCACTAGGTTATGTAACCTCAGAATACTTGTTAACAGATGGATCTGACCCAGGAGGGGGAACCACCAACCTTGCCTTGAATGGAACAGCGACCCAATCCACAACATTAGCCGGGGCCGTAGCATCACGTGCCAATGATGGTGACACCAATGGAAACTTTGGGGGTAATTCCGTATCGGCTGCCGAAGGGCCCAACGCCTGGTGGGAAGTGGACCTTGGGGACAACTATGAGATTGACGACATCAATGTTTTCAACAGAACAAACAATTGTTGTTCAAGTCGATTATCCGATTTTACCGTATCCGTTATCAATAGCGGTGGTACCACAACCTTTACACAGACCATTACCACTGCACCCAATCCCTCTGTCACACTGGATGCTGGTGGTGTCACTGGTCAGGTCGTCAGGATACAATCCAACCTTACCACTACATTGAACCTTGCCGAAGTAGAGGTATATGGAAGTGAAAGTTCTAAGCTTGATCAAACCATTACATTTAACCTACCGGCGAAGCAACTTGGTGATGCGGACTTTGATCCTGCCACTGCCAGCTCAGGATACAATATTTCTTATACCAGCTCAAATACCAATGTGGCAACTATTGTCAATGGAAACATTAGAATCGTTGGTGTAGGAACTTCTGAAATAACGGCTTCCCAAGCAGGAAATGTTGTTTATAACCCTGCCCCAAGTGTAACCCGTACATTGGTCGTTACCGATGGGAACACGGGAGGAACCACCAACCTTGCCTTGAATGGTACAGCGACCCAATCCACAACATTAGGCGGTGCTGAAGCATCTCGAGCTATTGATGGTGACACCAATGGAAACTTTAGTGGAGGTTCTATATCTGCTGCTGAAGGGCCCAATGCCTGGTGGGAAGTGGACCTGGGTGGCAACTATAACATTGATGACATCAATGTTTTCAATAGGACAAACAATTGTTGTTCAAGTCGATTATCAGATTTTACCGTATCCGTTATCAATAGTAGTGGTACCACAACCTATACACAGACCATTACCACTGCGCCCAATCCCTCTGTCACACTGGACGCTGGTGGTGCAGTCGGTCAGGTCGTTAGGATACAATCCAACCTTACCACTACATTGAACCTTGCCGAAGTAGAGGTATATGGATCTCAATCGAATACCAACAATACCATAACGATCCAGGAAAACACGACTGGCTTTTGTGATGTGGACGGTGTGATACAAAGTGCCGATGCAGGCTATACGGGAAGCGGCTATGCAAACACATCCAATGCACTGGGAAGGGCGATAGATTGGGAAATAGACGGTACTGCCGGGTCTTATACTTTCGTATGGCGTTATTTGGTAGGCTCCGCTCGGACTGCCGACCTCATTGTTGACGGAACGACCGTGGCCACTGGTATTTCATTTGTGAACACACAAGGAGGTTGGTTGACCGCAGAAGCAACCGTTGGTCTAGGAGCAGGGGTGAAATCCGTCATCCTTAGTTCCACCAGTAGCACGGGTCTTGCCAAAATAGATTATCTCGAGGTAACAGGACCCAATGTCGTCGCTTCGGCATGTGCCTCAAGTTCGTTAAAAACAAGTCTTGACCTAAAGGCTCCTGACACGGACACCGAGGACATACTCCATTTCTACCCCAATCCCACAACGGACATACTCCATGTTGAGGTCAACGGTTCCAACGACGCCCAGCTCGATATCATAAACAGCTCGGGGCAGAACGTGATCTCAAAGCATATGGGGAACGGGAGAACTTCCGTTGACATGACCAGGCTACCCCTAGGGTTATATATCCTTAAGGTAACGGACCAAAAACAGGTTCGCACCAAGAAAATAATCAAAAAATAA
- a CDS encoding discoidin domain-containing protein — protein sequence MKKTITSLFILFAFTVSAQQPDDSWLEGSWGITFPVFGGARLDAEVAGGLDPVSGAQEIVDELSEVGHVITNLSYFAHSHYFTLSQNNYINIRNEIHPDVVPSAANDDIIFDVLDIFKNSDKKIILYISTQYFARADEDNIDIKTNWDQFVTQYPSQNDAYVELLRGFVEVLKDYADGYWLDTVTANVEDIVDMIREVDPTAVVTTNKGKDYIRLDDGTKAVVASNGVSITGETSPKVGYNIIRHTLDVASTTQDFTNGHVTSIIKAPTDSWGYEEFTVGDMIEEPYTEYLGNPVIKHAWFPVRYRWHTSTRELLYDTERSYRTVKSIIDAGASVTLANTVDYNTGRMMPDEMVMMKEVNRRLLLNEDCEAYTRPAGARLEGEVFVPVTGVSVSPSSVSLDPGDTQSLSSTVSPSNASTSKVVIWSSSNTSVATVNSSGEVTAIAGGTATIRGRTLYGGFIDSCTVTVTGGTGGTTNLALNGTATQSTTLAGAVASRANDGDTNGNFGGNSVSAAEGPNAWWEVDLGDNYEIDDINVFNRTNNCCSSRLSDFTVSVINSGGTTTFTQTITTAPNPSVTLDAGGVTGQVVRIQSNLTTTLNLAEVEVYGSESSKLDQTITFNLPAKQLGDADFDPATASSGYNISYTSSNTNVATIVNGNIRIVGVGTSEITASQAGNVVYNPAPSVTRTLVVTDGNTGGTTNLALNGTATQSTTLGGAEASRAIDGDTNGNFSGGSISAAEGPNAWWEVDLGGNYNIDDINVFNRTNNCCSSRLSDFTVSVINSSGTTTYTQTITTAPNPSVTLDAGGAVGQVVRIQSNLTTTLNLAEVEVYGSQSNTNNTITIQENTTGFCDVDGVIQSADAGYTGSGYANTSNALGRAIDWEIDGTAGSYTFVWRYLVGSARTADLIVDGTTVATGISFVNTQGGWLTAEATVGLGAGVKSVILSSTSSTGLAKIDYLEVTGPNVVASACASSSLKTSLDLKAPDTDTEDILHFYPNPTTDILHVEVNGSNDAQLDIINSSGQNVISKHMGNGRTSVDMTRLPLGLYILKVTDQKQVRTKKIIKK from the coding sequence ATGAAAAAAACAATTACCTCATTATTCATCCTTTTTGCTTTTACAGTATCAGCCCAACAACCCGATGACTCTTGGCTAGAGGGATCTTGGGGTATAACATTTCCTGTTTTTGGAGGAGCCAGATTAGATGCTGAGGTGGCAGGTGGTCTTGACCCTGTTTCCGGAGCTCAAGAAATTGTTGATGAATTATCAGAAGTAGGGCATGTTATTACAAACTTATCTTATTTCGCACATTCACATTACTTTACCCTAAGTCAAAACAATTATATAAACATTCGTAATGAAATACATCCAGATGTAGTTCCCAGTGCGGCGAATGATGATATTATTTTTGACGTATTGGACATTTTTAAAAATTCAGATAAAAAAATAATTTTATACATCTCTACTCAGTATTTCGCAAGAGCAGATGAAGACAATATAGATATTAAAACCAATTGGGATCAATTTGTCACACAATACCCAAGTCAAAACGATGCCTATGTAGAGCTTCTTAGAGGTTTTGTAGAAGTATTAAAAGATTATGCAGATGGCTATTGGTTAGATACTGTTACTGCTAACGTAGAAGACATCGTCGATATGATTAGAGAAGTAGATCCCACAGCTGTAGTTACTACCAACAAAGGTAAAGATTACATCAGATTAGACGATGGTACCAAAGCCGTTGTAGCATCCAATGGAGTTAGTATTACAGGTGAAACAAGCCCCAAAGTAGGCTACAATATCATTAGACATACTCTTGATGTTGCAAGCACTACTCAAGATTTCACCAATGGACATGTTACCTCTATTATAAAAGCTCCAACAGATTCATGGGGTTACGAAGAGTTTACAGTGGGTGATATGATTGAAGAGCCGTATACAGAATATCTTGGAAATCCAGTAATTAAACACGCTTGGTTTCCTGTAAGATATCGATGGCATACATCTACACGTGAATTACTTTATGACACGGAGAGATCATATAGAACTGTAAAAAGTATTATAGATGCGGGAGCCTCAGTAACGCTTGCTAATACAGTAGATTATAATACTGGTCGTATGATGCCAGATGAAATGGTTATGATGAAGGAAGTAAATCGTCGACTGTTGCTGAATGAGGATTGTGAAGCATATACAAGACCAGCTGGAGCGCGTTTAGAAGGTGAAGTTTTTGTGCCAGTTACAGGGGTTAGTGTTTCTCCAAGTAGTGTTTCATTAGATCCAGGAGACACTCAATCACTAAGCTCAACGGTTAGTCCATCAAACGCTTCTACTAGCAAAGTGGTTATTTGGAGTAGCAGTAATACTTCAGTTGCCACTGTAAATTCAAGTGGTGAAGTTACAGCCATAGCTGGAGGTACCGCAACCATTAGAGGAAGAACTTTGTATGGAGGTTTTATTGATTCATGTACAGTAACTGTCACTGGAGGAACAGGGGGAACCACCAACCTTGCCTTGAATGGAACAGCGACCCAATCCACAACATTAGCCGGGGCCGTAGCATCACGTGCCAATGATGGTGACACCAATGGAAACTTTGGGGGTAATTCCGTATCGGCTGCCGAAGGGCCCAACGCCTGGTGGGAAGTGGACCTTGGGGACAACTATGAGATTGACGACATCAATGTTTTCAACAGAACAAACAATTGTTGTTCAAGTCGATTATCCGATTTTACCGTATCCGTTATCAATAGCGGTGGTACCACAACCTTTACACAGACCATTACCACTGCACCCAATCCCTCTGTCACACTGGATGCTGGTGGTGTCACTGGTCAGGTCGTCAGGATACAATCCAACCTTACCACTACATTGAACCTTGCCGAAGTAGAGGTATATGGAAGTGAAAGTTCTAAGCTTGATCAAACCATTACATTTAACCTACCGGCGAAGCAACTTGGTGATGCGGACTTTGATCCTGCCACTGCCAGCTCAGGATACAATATTTCTTATACCAGCTCAAATACCAATGTGGCAACTATTGTCAATGGAAACATTAGAATCGTTGGTGTAGGAACTTCTGAAATAACGGCTTCCCAAGCAGGAAATGTTGTTTATAACCCTGCCCCAAGTGTAACCCGTACATTGGTCGTTACCGATGGGAACACGGGAGGAACCACCAACCTTGCCTTGAATGGTACAGCGACCCAATCCACAACATTAGGCGGTGCTGAAGCATCTCGAGCTATTGATGGTGACACCAATGGAAACTTTAGTGGAGGTTCTATATCTGCTGCTGAAGGGCCCAATGCCTGGTGGGAAGTGGACCTGGGTGGCAACTATAACATTGATGACATCAATGTTTTCAATAGGACAAACAATTGTTGTTCAAGTCGATTATCAGATTTTACCGTATCCGTTATCAATAGTAGTGGTACCACAACCTATACACAGACCATTACCACTGCGCCCAATCCCTCTGTCACACTGGACGCTGGTGGTGCAGTCGGTCAGGTCGTTAGGATACAATCCAACCTTACCACTACATTGAACCTTGCCGAAGTAGAGGTATATGGATCTCAATCGAATACCAACAATACCATAACGATCCAGGAAAACACGACTGGCTTTTGTGATGTGGACGGTGTGATACAAAGTGCCGATGCAGGCTATACGGGAAGCGGCTATGCAAACACATCCAATGCACTGGGAAGGGCGATAGATTGGGAAATAGACGGTACTGCCGGGTCTTATACTTTCGTATGGCGTTATTTGGTAGGCTCCGCTCGGACTGCCGACCTCATTGTTGACGGAACGACCGTGGCCACTGGTATTTCATTTGTGAACACACAAGGAGGTTGGTTGACCGCAGAAGCAACCGTTGGTCTAGGAGCAGGGGTGAAATCCGTCATCCTTAGTTCCACCAGTAGCACGGGTCTTGCCAAAATAGATTATCTCGAGGTAACAGGACCCAATGTCGTCGCTTCGGCATGTGCCTCAAGTTCGTTAAAAACAAGTCTTGACCTAAAGGCTCCTGACACGGACACCGAGGACATACTCCATTTCTACCCCAATCCCACAACGGACATACTCCATGTTGAGGTCAACGGTTCCAACGACGCCCAGCTCGATATCATAAACAGCTCGGGGCAGAACGTGATCTCAAAGCATATGGGGAACGGGAGAACTTCCGTTGACATGACCAGGCTACCCCTAGGGTTATATATCCTTAAGGTAACGGACCAAAAACAGGTTCGCACCAAGAAAATAATCAAAAAATAG